A window of Salvelinus sp. IW2-2015 unplaced genomic scaffold, ASM291031v2 Un_scaffold4748, whole genome shotgun sequence contains these coding sequences:
- the echdc1 gene encoding LOW QUALITY PROTEIN: ethylmalonyl-CoA decarboxylase (The sequence of the model RefSeq protein was modified relative to this genomic sequence to represent the inferred CDS: inserted 1 base in 1 codon; deleted 3 bases in 2 codons; substituted 1 base at 1 genomic stop codon), with amino-acid sequence MISGDWERKGGYQEPGRGKVVYQEHWGGKGGDIRSTGRGKVVNPGALGEEGGSREKDDPRETPKALPGGILXYLVKQESAWRSLPSNNPARMNAFSGSVMVELEERVSQLEEWTEGKGLIIQGAAGTFCSGSDLNAVRAISNPQDGMMMCMFMQNALTRLLRLPLLSVALVEGSALGGGAELTTACDFRLMAPGSVIQFVHKHMGLVPGWGGAARLVRIVGGQNALKMLGGALKVDPEMGLQIGLRTGSWRVPLAGSGANTLLEAEQWLGRYTTGPAPVIRAIKNVVVSGREXPLEVALSTERDVFGTVWGGPANLQALASKAKHK; translated from the exons ATGATATcaggagactgggagaggaaaggtggATATCAGGAGCctgggagaggaaaggtggtGTATCAGGAGCACTGGGGAGGGAAAGGTGGTGATATcaggagcactgggagaggaaaggtggtgaatccaggagcactgggagaggaag GCGGTTCCAGGGAGAAGGACGATCCGAGAGAAACTCCCAAAGCTCTCCCTGGCGGGATCTTATAGTACCTTGTCAAACAGGAGTCCGCATGGCGGTCACTG CCGTCCAACAACCCTGCTCGCATGAATGCGTTCTCCG GTTCTGTGATGGTGGAGCTGGAAGAGAGGGTGTCCCAGCTAGAGGAGTGGACGGAAGGCAAAGGTCTCATCATCCAGGGGGCTGCCGGAACATTCTGCTCTGGGTCAGACCTCAACGCGGTCAGGGCTATATCCAACCCTCAG GATGGGATGATGATGTGTATGTTCATGCAGAATGCCCTGACC AGGCTACTGAG GCTGCCTCTGTTGTCTGTAGCTCTGGTGGAAGGGAGCGCACTGGGAGGAGGAGCTGAGCTCACTACTGCCTGTGACTTCAG GTTGATGGCGCCAGGCAGTGTGATCCAGTTTGTCCATAAACACATGGGTCTGGTCCCTGGTTGGGGCGGTGCAGCTAGATTGGTACGCATCGTAGGCGGCCAGAACGCCTTGAAGATGCTGGGTGGCGCTTTGAAAGTAGACCCAGAGATGGGGCTTCAGATTGGCTTGCGGACGGGGTCCTGGAGGGTTCCCCTGGCTGGGTCTGGAGCCAACACCCTCCTGGAGGCAGAGCAGTGGTTGGGACGCTACACCACGGGTCCAGCCCCGGTCATCAGAGCCATAAAGAACGTGGTGGTGTCTGGGAGAG CCCCCCTGGAGGTGGCTCTGAGCACTGAGAGGGACGTGTTCGGGACAGTGTGGGGAGGACCGGCTAACCTACAGGCTCTGGCCAGTAAGGCCAAACACAAGTGA